In Desulfobacter hydrogenophilus, the genomic stretch GGTGTATTCAATTGAATTGATTAAACATCCCCCTGTTAAAAATTGCAATCGTCAATTTAATGCCCTGCCTGTTAAATGCCCTTTTATTTTGGGCCAGAAGAGCTCTTGACTATGTCTATCATTGTTTACCCGAGCCGATCTATAATCAACATTTAATAACAGAAGCATTGTGTGTGGGGGGGGGGGGGGCAGCTCAAATTTCACACTGCAGACTATGTTAAAAATAAAATTCCATCAATAAAGGCTTTATAATCCATATGAGCCGTCCGAAATTGATATAAAGCTGCAGGGAAATTATATGCGATTGCCTTGTTCCGGAGACCTGACAGTATGGTCAATATGAATATCAATAAATCCAGTACAGACAATCTTTTGGTCCGCCGTAAGTTGATATTCAAAGCGATTCGGGGTCTTCCCCGCAGGTTTTATCAAAACTGACATGGGAGTGTCCGGTCTGATCAGCTGTTTAAATCTGACCCGCTTGAATCCGGCAAGTTTCAGGCCTGGTCCCATTGTCTGCTGCATCAAGTCAAAAACCATGTTCATTTGGGCAATGCCTGGAACAATGGGATTGTCCGGGAAATGTCCGTCAAACCAGGGTGAGCCGGATTTAACGATGCACTGGGCTGTAATAACCGATGCTTCGGTCATACTGATTTCATTGAGCTCATACCCGGAATCGCTTGGATCAGCCATGTCCGCGGCTGGGGTCATGAGCCTAATTTACCGTGTTCGTTAACATACCGGGCCAGGGTATCAAGTGTCGAAAATACGGTTTCTCCGAGCTCTTTATTGTCAATGACAACCCCGTAATCGTTTTCCAGCATCATGACCATCTCCAGGACATCAATGGAATCAAGTCCCAGAGGACCGCCGATCAGCTGGTCCTGTTCGTTGATATCTTCGGGTGTTACATCCGTCAGTCCCAGTGTGTCGACAATTTTCTGCTTCAGTTCTGAAATCAGCTTTTCCATATATCATCCAATACAATCAGCTTTATGGGTTTTATTATTTATTTCGTGTTTTAAAGGCCTTCAAAGGTGTTCATCTTTTCCTGTTCTTTTAACACATCTTTATAAATGCCGTCCCACCCCTTTTTTTTAAGGACCCTGGCATGCTGCTGTTGCAGTATTGGTTTGAACATATATGTCCAGATGCCTGTCCATAATTTTCCGGTTCCCTTGGCCCTGGCCGACGGGTCCCACCATCCCAGCACTGTCTGGCGGTGATACCAGAACAGGTATTGCAGCCTGTCGGCACTCAGGTGACGGGTTTTGACATTGGCCCATAGGCCGTTATATTTTTTTAAATCCAGGGTATTGGTAACCAGTCCCTGGGTCATCAGCTGCTCCCGCATGCCTGTTTTGGGATAGGGGGTCAGGATCTGGCAATAGGCGGCATCGGCATTAATGTCTTTTAAAAACTGGTAATTTTCAATGATGGCGGTCTCGTCATCATCGGGAAATCCGAAGATCAGGCCGCCAATGACCATCAGGCCGTGTTTCTGGCACAATGCCACGGCCTTTCTTGAATATTCCACAATATTCCCTTTGCCTGCTGCGGCAA encodes the following:
- a CDS encoding phosphopantetheine-binding protein — protein: MEKLISELKQKIVDTLGLTDVTPEDINEQDQLIGGPLGLDSIDVLEMVMMLENDYGVVIDNKELGETVFSTLDTLARYVNEHGKLGS
- a CDS encoding hydroxymyristoyl-ACP dehydratase → MADPSDSGYELNEISMTEASVITAQCIVKSGSPWFDGHFPDNPIVPGIAQMNMVFDLMQQTMGPGLKLAGFKRVRFKQLIRPDTPMSVLIKPAGKTPNRFEYQLTADQKIVCTGFIDIHIDHTVRSPEQGNRI